TAACAGCGCTCATCGGCCCGTCCGGTTGTGGAAAGAGCACCTTTATCCGCTGCTTCAACCGGATGAATGAGCTTATCTCCGGCACCAGGGCCGTTGGCCAGGTGCTCTTTGAGGGACGAGACCTGTACGCTCCGGGGGTGGACCCGACGGAGATCCGCTACCGCATCGGCATGGTGTTCCAGAAGCCCAACCCGTTTCCCAAGTCCATCTTTGAGAATGTGGCCTTTGGTCCCCGCGTCAACGGCTACCGTGGTAACATGATGGAGTTGGTGGAGCAGACCCTCCAGAAGGCCGCTCTGTGGGACGAGGTCAAAGACAAGCTGTCCCATTCCGCATTCCAGCTCTCCGGCGGGCAGCAGCAGCGCCTCTGCATCGCGCGGGCGCTGGCGGTGCAGCCGGAGGTTATCCTTATGGACGAGCCGTGCAGCGCCCTGGACCCCCTCGCCACGTTGAAAATCGAAGACCTGATGCGCGAGTTGACAAATAACCATACAATTGTCATCGTCACGCACAACATGCAGCAGGCGGCCCGCGTTTCGGACATGACCGCCTTCTTAATGATGGATGAGGACAGGGCCGGGTTCCTGGTCGAGTACGGCGAGACCAAGCAGATAT
This genomic interval from Dehalococcoidia bacterium contains the following:
- the pstB gene encoding phosphate ABC transporter ATP-binding protein PstB — encoded protein: MENTPVLQAKNLSFYYGPKRALKNVTLDIQRGRITALIGPSGCGKSTFIRCFNRMNELISGTRAVGQVLFEGRDLYAPGVDPTEIRYRIGMVFQKPNPFPKSIFENVAFGPRVNGYRGNMMELVEQTLQKAALWDEVKDKLSHSAFQLSGGQQQRLCIARALAVQPEVILMDEPCSALDPLATLKIEDLMRELTNNHTIVIVTHNMQQAARVSDMTAFLMMDEDRAGFLVEYGETKQI